The proteins below are encoded in one region of Streptomyces sp. NBC_00490:
- a CDS encoding sugar ABC transporter substrate-binding protein produces MDRSSHSRSRRFAPVVAIAAAAALTLAGCSSSSGGKKSEESADGASAGKATTPRMTIALVTHQSQGDTFWDIVRKGATAAAAKDNVKLVYSADPSAAKQAGLIQNAIDQKVDGIAVTLAKPDALKDVIGKAKAAGIPVVGLNSGVSEWQNLGLMEFFGQDETVAGEALGKRLNEAGAKSAVCVVQEQGNIGLTQRCDGVDKTFDGKLQTLNVNGTDMPSVTSTITAKLSDKSIDYVVTLGAPFALAAVQSVSDAGSKAKIATFDLNKDLTGAISKGTIEFAVDQQPYLQGYLAIDSLWLYKNNGNYMGGGEQPVLTGPAFVDKTNVDKVAEFASKGTR; encoded by the coding sequence ATGGACCGCTCTTCTCACTCCCGTTCTCGTCGATTCGCCCCAGTTGTGGCGATCGCCGCGGCGGCTGCCCTGACCCTCGCCGGCTGCTCCAGCAGCTCCGGGGGCAAGAAGTCCGAGGAGAGCGCAGACGGCGCCTCAGCGGGCAAGGCCACCACTCCGCGCATGACGATCGCGCTGGTCACGCACCAGTCGCAGGGCGACACCTTCTGGGACATCGTCCGCAAGGGCGCCACGGCCGCGGCCGCCAAGGACAACGTCAAGCTGGTCTACTCGGCCGACCCGAGCGCGGCCAAGCAGGCCGGTCTCATCCAGAACGCCATCGACCAGAAGGTCGACGGCATCGCGGTCACCCTCGCCAAGCCGGACGCCCTCAAGGACGTCATAGGCAAGGCGAAGGCGGCGGGCATCCCCGTCGTCGGTCTGAACTCCGGAGTCAGCGAGTGGCAGAACCTCGGCCTGATGGAGTTCTTCGGCCAGGACGAGACCGTCGCCGGTGAGGCGCTCGGCAAGCGGCTGAACGAGGCCGGTGCCAAGAGTGCCGTCTGTGTCGTCCAGGAGCAGGGCAACATCGGCCTGACCCAGCGCTGCGACGGCGTCGACAAGACCTTCGACGGCAAGCTCCAGACGCTCAACGTCAACGGCACCGACATGCCGTCCGTGACGTCGACGATCACCGCCAAGCTCAGCGACAAGTCCATCGACTACGTCGTCACCCTGGGCGCCCCCTTCGCGCTGGCCGCTGTGCAGTCGGTGTCGGACGCGGGCAGCAAGGCCAAGATCGCGACCTTCGACCTCAACAAGGACCTGACGGGCGCCATCAGCAAGGGCACCATCGAGTTCGCGGTCGACCAGCAGCCCTACCTCCAGGGCTACCTGGCGATCGACTCGCTGTGGCTCTACAAGAACAACGGCAACTACATGGGCGGCGGCGAGCAGCCGGTGCTGACCGGACCCGCCTTCGTCGACAAGACCAACGTCGACAAGGTCGCCGAGTTCGCCTCGAAGGGCACCCGGTGA
- a CDS encoding Cgl0159 family (beta/alpha)8-fold protein — MSTGIRDLASLRARHPEAIAEAAARRARRPLLGDSGRLMIVAADHPARGALGVRDRPLAMADRADLLERLCIALSRPGVDGVLATADILEDLLLLGVLENKVVMGSMNRGGLAGAAFELDDRFTGHRAQDLARLRFDAGKLLLRIDHDDPGSLTTLESTARAIDDMAAHRLPLFVEPFLSRRLGGRVVNDLSPEAVTRSIAIASGLGGTSAYTWLKLPVTHDPDDMAEVLEASTLPAVLLGGEVDDQEAAYERWRKALRLPTVQGMVVGRSLLYPADGSVETAVDTAVGLL; from the coding sequence GTGAGCACGGGCATCCGCGACCTCGCCTCCCTCAGGGCCCGGCATCCGGAGGCGATCGCCGAGGCGGCCGCCCGCCGCGCGCGGCGCCCGCTGCTGGGCGACAGCGGCCGGCTGATGATCGTCGCCGCCGATCACCCGGCCCGTGGCGCCCTCGGTGTCCGCGACCGCCCGCTCGCCATGGCCGACCGCGCCGACCTGCTGGAACGGCTCTGCATCGCCCTGTCCCGGCCCGGCGTGGACGGGGTGCTGGCCACCGCGGACATCCTGGAGGACCTGCTCCTGCTCGGTGTGCTGGAGAACAAGGTCGTCATGGGCTCGATGAACCGCGGCGGCCTCGCGGGCGCCGCCTTCGAGCTGGACGACCGCTTCACCGGCCACCGCGCCCAGGACCTCGCCCGGCTCCGCTTCGACGCGGGCAAGCTGCTGCTGCGCATCGACCACGACGACCCGGGCTCGCTGACCACACTGGAGTCCACGGCCCGCGCGATCGACGACATGGCGGCCCACCGGCTCCCCCTGTTCGTGGAACCCTTCCTCTCCCGGCGGCTCGGCGGCAGGGTCGTCAACGACCTCTCCCCCGAGGCCGTCACCAGGTCGATCGCCATCGCCTCGGGCCTCGGCGGCACCTCCGCGTACACCTGGCTGAAGCTGCCCGTGACCCATGACCCGGACGACATGGCGGAGGTCCTGGAGGCCTCCACCCTGCCCGCCGTGCTGCTGGGCGGCGAGGTCGACGACCAGGAGGCCGCCTACGAGCGCTGGCGCAAGGCGCTCAGGCTGCCGACGGTCCAGGGCATGGTCGTGGGCCGCTCCCTGCTCTACCCGGCCGACGGCAGCGTGGAGACGGCGGTCGACACGGCCGTCGGGCTGCTGTGA
- a CDS encoding ATP-binding cassette domain-containing protein, which produces MTSSNETGTHGAVLADDAPATDGAIVELRNAGKSYGNIRALHGVDLKVFASQVTCVLGDNGAGKSTLIKIISGLHQHTEGEFLVDGVPVRFSTPREALDKGIATVYQDLAVVPLMPVWRNFFLGSEITKGPWPIRRLDIETMKKTADEELRNMGIVLDDMEQPIGTLSGGQRQCVAIARAVYFGARVLILDEPTAALGVKQSGVVLKYIAAARDRGLGVIFITHNPHHAYMVGDHFSVLRLGTMELNASRDEVSLEELTNHMAGGSELAALKHELSQVRGVDVEELPEEQDLKAPVVTTKEDAS; this is translated from the coding sequence ATGACATCCAGCAACGAAACCGGCACCCATGGCGCCGTCCTCGCCGACGACGCCCCCGCCACCGACGGGGCGATCGTCGAACTCCGCAACGCGGGCAAGTCCTACGGCAACATCCGCGCCCTGCACGGTGTCGACCTGAAGGTCTTCGCCAGCCAGGTCACCTGTGTCCTCGGGGACAACGGCGCCGGCAAGTCCACCCTCATCAAGATCATCTCCGGGCTGCACCAGCACACCGAGGGCGAGTTCCTCGTCGACGGCGTCCCGGTGCGCTTCTCCACCCCGCGTGAGGCCCTCGACAAGGGCATCGCCACCGTCTACCAGGACCTTGCCGTGGTCCCGCTGATGCCGGTGTGGCGCAACTTCTTCCTCGGCTCCGAGATCACCAAGGGTCCCTGGCCGATCCGCCGCCTCGACATCGAGACGATGAAGAAGACCGCCGACGAAGAGCTGCGCAACATGGGCATCGTCCTGGACGACATGGAGCAGCCCATCGGCACCCTCTCCGGCGGCCAGCGGCAGTGCGTGGCCATCGCCCGCGCCGTCTACTTCGGCGCCCGCGTCCTCATCCTCGACGAGCCCACCGCCGCCCTCGGCGTCAAGCAGTCCGGTGTCGTGCTGAAGTACATCGCCGCCGCCCGCGACCGCGGCCTCGGCGTCATCTTCATCACCCACAACCCCCACCACGCCTACATGGTCGGCGACCACTTCAGCGTGCTGCGCCTGGGCACCATGGAGCTCAACGCCTCCCGCGACGAGGTCAGCCTCGAAGAACTCACCAACCACATGGCCGGCGGCTCCGAACTCGCCGCCCTCAAGCACGAGTTGTCCCAGGTCCGCGGCGTCGATGTCGAGGAGCTCCCCGAGGAGCAGGACCTCAAGGCGCCGGTGGTGACGACCAAGGAGGACGCGTCGTGA
- a CDS encoding ABC transporter permease produces MGMTQHAEPAVTTPPAPGPKETDGRTAQRSLALRLLARPDVGVFLGAVAVWVFFLISAPPVRDGGSMANILYQSSTIGIMALPVALLMIGGEFDLSSGVAVITSALTASMLAYQLTMNVWVGVIAALIASLAVGFLNGWLVMKTGLPSFLITLGTFLILQGVNLAVTKLVTGNVATDDISDMDGFDGAKKIFASSFEVGGVQIKITIVYWLVFAALATWVLLRTKYGNWIFAVGGNKDSARAVGVPVTFTKISLFMLVGFGAWFVGMHNLFAFNTVQSGEGVGQELIYISAAVIGGCLLTGGAGSAIGPVFGAFMFGMVQQGIVYAGWNPDWFKAFLGVMLLGAVMINLWVSRTATRR; encoded by the coding sequence ATGGGTATGACCCAGCACGCCGAGCCGGCGGTGACCACACCGCCGGCCCCCGGCCCGAAGGAGACCGACGGCCGGACCGCTCAACGATCCCTGGCGCTGCGCCTGTTGGCGCGCCCCGACGTCGGTGTCTTCCTCGGCGCCGTGGCGGTGTGGGTGTTCTTCCTCATCTCCGCCCCGCCGGTGCGCGACGGCGGCTCGATGGCCAACATCCTGTACCAGTCCTCCACCATCGGGATCATGGCGCTGCCCGTGGCGCTGCTGATGATCGGCGGCGAGTTCGACCTCTCCTCCGGCGTCGCCGTCATCACCTCGGCGCTCACCGCGAGCATGCTCGCCTACCAGCTCACCATGAACGTGTGGGTGGGTGTCATCGCCGCACTGATCGCGTCGCTCGCGGTCGGGTTCCTCAACGGCTGGCTGGTGATGAAGACCGGCCTGCCCAGCTTCCTGATCACCCTGGGCACGTTCCTGATCCTCCAGGGCGTGAACCTCGCGGTCACCAAGCTGGTCACCGGCAACGTGGCCACCGACGACATCAGCGACATGGACGGCTTCGACGGAGCGAAGAAGATCTTCGCCTCGTCCTTCGAGGTCGGCGGCGTCCAGATCAAGATCACCATCGTCTACTGGCTGGTCTTCGCCGCGCTCGCGACCTGGGTGCTGCTGCGCACCAAGTACGGCAACTGGATCTTCGCCGTCGGCGGCAACAAGGACTCCGCGCGGGCCGTCGGTGTCCCGGTGACCTTCACCAAGATCTCCCTGTTCATGCTGGTCGGCTTCGGCGCCTGGTTCGTCGGCATGCACAACCTCTTCGCCTTCAACACCGTGCAGTCCGGCGAGGGCGTCGGCCAGGAGCTCATCTACATCTCCGCGGCCGTGATCGGCGGCTGTCTGCTCACCGGCGGCGCCGGCTCCGCGATCGGCCCGGTCTTCGGCGCGTTCATGTTCGGCATGGTGCAGCAGGGCATCGTGTACGCCGGCTGGAACCCGGACTGGTTCAAGGCCTTCCTCGGCGTGATGCTCCTCGGCGCCGTAATGATCAATCTGTGGGTCAGCCGTACGGCGACCCGGAGGTGA
- a CDS encoding sugar phosphate isomerase/epimerase family protein: protein MSALDRIRVGSAPDSWGVWFPDDPQQVPWERFLDEVAEAGYSWIELGPYGYLPTDPARLNDEVAKRDLKVSAGTVFTGLHRGPSVWESTWEHVSQVAALTQAMGARHLVVIPSFWRDDKTAEILEPPELTHEQWAHLTKGMERLGHEVKEAYGLDIVVHPHADTHLDTEDHVERFLDSTDSELVNLCLDTGHYAYCGGDSVKLIETYGERIGYLHLKQVDPAILADVVANEVPFGPAVQRGVMCEPPSGVPELEPVLVAAQKLGVELFAIVEQDMYPCEPDKPLPIAVRTRTFLRSCGA, encoded by the coding sequence GTGAGCGCCCTGGACCGCATCCGGGTCGGCTCCGCCCCCGACTCCTGGGGCGTCTGGTTCCCCGACGATCCCCAACAGGTCCCCTGGGAACGCTTCCTGGACGAGGTCGCCGAAGCGGGCTACTCCTGGATCGAGTTGGGTCCCTACGGCTATCTGCCCACCGACCCGGCCCGGCTGAACGACGAGGTGGCCAAACGCGACCTCAAGGTGTCGGCCGGCACGGTCTTCACCGGCCTGCACCGCGGCCCCTCCGTCTGGGAGTCGACCTGGGAGCACGTCAGCCAGGTCGCCGCCCTCACCCAGGCGATGGGCGCGCGGCACCTCGTCGTCATCCCGTCGTTCTGGCGCGACGACAAGACCGCCGAGATCCTCGAACCCCCGGAGCTGACCCACGAGCAGTGGGCCCACCTCACCAAGGGCATGGAGCGGCTCGGCCATGAGGTGAAGGAGGCGTACGGCCTCGACATCGTCGTGCACCCGCACGCCGACACCCACCTCGACACCGAGGACCACGTCGAGCGCTTCCTCGACTCGACCGACTCCGAGCTCGTCAACCTCTGCCTGGACACCGGTCACTACGCCTACTGCGGCGGCGACAGCGTCAAGCTGATCGAGACGTACGGCGAACGCATCGGCTACCTCCACCTCAAGCAGGTCGACCCGGCGATCCTCGCCGACGTCGTGGCGAACGAGGTGCCGTTCGGACCGGCCGTGCAGCGCGGGGTGATGTGCGAACCGCCCTCCGGTGTGCCGGAGTTGGAGCCGGTGCTGGTGGCCGCGCAGAAGCTCGGCGTGGAGCTGTTCGCGATCGTCGAGCAGGACATGTACCCGTGCGAGCCGGACAAGCCGCTGCCGATCGCCGTACGCACCCGCACGTTCCTGCGGTCCTGCGGAGCCTGA
- the iolD gene encoding 3D-(3,5/4)-trihydroxycyclohexane-1,2-dione acylhydrolase (decyclizing) gives MSTPARRLTVAQALVRFLSVQYTERDGERHRLIAGTWGIFGHGNVAGLGQALLEAGEGVMPFHQGRNEQSMVHAAVGHARHLDRLSAQAVTTSIGPGATNLVTGAALATINRIPVLLLPGDYFATRTADPLLQQLEHPTEADVSVNDTLRPVSRWFDRVTRPEALIPSALNAMRILADPAETGAVTLALPQDVQAEAHDWPEEFFAERVWRVRRPAPDPVELAEAVRAVRSAARPLIVAGGGIHHSKAEEALKAFVDATGIPVASTQAGKGSLRHDHPADLGGIGHTGTSVSDDLARTADLVIGVGTRYTDFTTASGTLFLDPGVRFLNLNITGFDAHKLAARTLVCDARAGLTALTEALSGHRVDPAYESEYRSGKERWEQVVDAAFGAADEHAVPTQTQLLGALDAVVGDEDVVINAAGSLPGDLHKLWRARSPRQYHLEYGYSCMGYEIPAAIGVQQASPGTPVWALVGDGTYLMMPTEIVTAVQEGLPINLVLIQNHGYASIGGLSETVGAERFGTAYRYRAADGTFSGAPLPVDLAANAASLGMDVLRAKTVRELREALAAARASDRPTCVYVETDTANPAAPPTEAWWDVPVAETASREAAVRARGEYDRQVADRRRHL, from the coding sequence ATGAGCACGCCCGCCCGCCGCCTGACCGTCGCCCAAGCCCTGGTGCGGTTCCTGTCCGTCCAGTACACCGAGCGGGACGGGGAACGGCACCGGCTGATCGCCGGGACCTGGGGCATCTTCGGCCACGGCAACGTGGCGGGGCTCGGGCAGGCGCTGCTGGAGGCCGGTGAGGGCGTGATGCCGTTCCACCAGGGCCGCAACGAGCAGTCCATGGTGCACGCGGCCGTCGGCCACGCCCGCCACCTCGACCGGCTCTCCGCGCAGGCCGTGACCACGTCCATCGGCCCGGGCGCGACCAACCTGGTCACCGGCGCCGCCCTCGCGACGATCAACCGCATCCCGGTCCTGCTCCTGCCCGGCGACTACTTCGCCACCCGCACCGCCGACCCGCTCCTCCAGCAGCTGGAGCACCCCACGGAGGCGGACGTGTCGGTCAACGACACCCTGCGCCCGGTCTCCCGCTGGTTCGACCGCGTCACCCGTCCGGAAGCCCTGATCCCCTCCGCCCTCAACGCCATGCGGATCCTCGCCGACCCCGCGGAGACCGGCGCCGTCACCCTCGCCCTCCCCCAGGACGTGCAGGCCGAGGCCCACGACTGGCCGGAGGAGTTCTTCGCCGAGCGCGTGTGGCGCGTACGGCGTCCCGCTCCCGATCCCGTCGAGCTGGCCGAGGCGGTGCGTGCCGTACGGTCCGCCGCCCGCCCCCTGATCGTCGCGGGCGGCGGCATCCACCACAGCAAGGCCGAGGAGGCGCTGAAGGCGTTCGTGGACGCCACCGGCATCCCGGTCGCCTCGACCCAGGCCGGCAAGGGTTCGCTGCGCCACGATCACCCCGCCGACCTCGGCGGCATCGGCCACACCGGGACATCGGTCAGCGACGACCTGGCCCGCACCGCGGACCTGGTGATCGGCGTGGGCACCAGGTACACGGACTTCACCACCGCCTCGGGCACGCTCTTCCTCGACCCCGGCGTCCGGTTCCTCAACCTCAACATCACGGGCTTCGACGCCCACAAACTCGCGGCGCGGACCCTGGTCTGCGACGCCCGGGCGGGGCTCACGGCGTTGACGGAGGCGCTGTCCGGCCACCGGGTGGACCCGGCCTACGAGTCCGAGTACCGCTCCGGCAAGGAACGCTGGGAGCAGGTGGTCGACGCGGCTTTCGGCGCCGCCGACGAGCACGCCGTCCCGACCCAGACCCAGCTCCTGGGCGCCCTCGACGCGGTGGTCGGCGACGAGGACGTGGTGATCAACGCGGCGGGCTCGCTCCCCGGCGACCTGCACAAGCTCTGGCGGGCCCGGAGCCCCCGCCAGTACCACCTGGAGTACGGCTACTCCTGCATGGGCTACGAGATCCCGGCCGCGATCGGTGTCCAGCAGGCGAGCCCCGGCACACCCGTGTGGGCGCTGGTCGGCGACGGCACCTATCTGATGATGCCGACCGAGATCGTCACGGCCGTCCAGGAGGGCCTGCCGATCAACCTGGTCCTCATCCAGAACCACGGCTACGCCTCCATCGGCGGCCTCTCCGAGACGGTCGGCGCGGAGCGCTTCGGCACCGCCTACCGCTACCGGGCCGCCGACGGCACCTTCTCCGGCGCCCCGCTCCCCGTCGACCTCGCCGCCAACGCGGCCAGCCTCGGCATGGACGTGCTGCGCGCCAAGACGGTGCGCGAGCTGCGGGAGGCACTGGCCGCGGCCCGCGCCTCGGACCGGCCGACCTGCGTGTACGTCGAGACCGACACCGCCAACCCGGCCGCTCCCCCGACCGAGGCCTGGTGGGACGTGCCGGTCGCCGAGACCGCCTCCCGCGAGGCGGCCGTACGGGCCCGCGGGGAGTACGACCGCCAGGTCGCCGACCGCCGCCGCCACCTCTGA
- a CDS encoding GNAT family N-acetyltransferase produces MAVQITPAQVTDIQRVLADHPRYWGDRDLRSLHLLALVREFGSTCLVARADDGIRGYLIGFVTPDGTGYVHLIATRDDTRGTGLGRALYAAFTEAAREQGAVRLKAITSVTNEGSVAFHRGLGFEARVEEEYNGPGQPMVVFTRALPGAP; encoded by the coding sequence ATGGCCGTGCAGATCACTCCCGCCCAAGTCACCGACATCCAGCGGGTCCTGGCGGACCACCCCCGCTACTGGGGCGACCGCGATCTGCGCTCGCTCCATCTCCTCGCCCTGGTGCGGGAGTTCGGCTCGACCTGCCTGGTCGCCCGCGCCGACGACGGCATCCGCGGCTACCTCATCGGCTTCGTGACGCCCGACGGCACCGGGTACGTCCACCTGATCGCCACCCGTGACGACACCCGCGGCACCGGTCTCGGCCGCGCTCTGTACGCCGCGTTCACCGAGGCCGCCCGCGAGCAGGGCGCCGTCCGGCTGAAGGCGATCACGTCGGTCACCAACGAGGGCTCGGTCGCCTTCCACCGCGGCCTGGGGTTCGAGGCGCGTGTCGAGGAGGAGTACAACGGCCCCGGTCAGCCGATGGTCGTCTTCACACGAGCTCTTCCCGGGGCGCCCTGA
- the iolC gene encoding 5-dehydro-2-deoxygluconokinase, giving the protein MADSSQPFDLITIGRIGVDLYPLQTGVPLGDVQKFGKFLGGSAANVSVAAARLGRSAAVITRTGDDPFGTYLHTALKEFGVDDRWVTSVAAYPTPLTFCEIFPPDDFPLYFYRRPKAPDLEIHTDELDYFAIRAARIFWITGTGLSEEPSRSATLAALKARAKAGTTVFDLDWRPMFWRDPEEARPYYAEALRHVTVAVGNLDECEIATGVREPRACAEALLAAGVELAVVKQGPKGVLAVHRDGTTAEVPPVPVEVVNGLGAGDAFGGSLCHGLLSGWELERIMRYANAAGALVASRLACSSAMPTAAEVEGLLDGVPS; this is encoded by the coding sequence ATGGCCGATTCATCCCAGCCCTTCGACTTGATCACGATCGGCCGCATAGGAGTTGATCTTTACCCACTCCAGACCGGCGTGCCACTGGGCGATGTGCAGAAGTTCGGAAAGTTTCTGGGTGGTTCGGCGGCCAATGTTTCGGTCGCCGCCGCCCGGCTGGGGCGCTCCGCCGCCGTGATCACCCGTACCGGCGACGATCCCTTCGGCACCTATCTCCACACCGCGCTCAAGGAGTTCGGCGTCGACGACCGCTGGGTGACCTCGGTGGCCGCGTACCCGACGCCGCTGACGTTCTGCGAGATCTTCCCGCCGGACGACTTCCCGCTGTACTTCTACCGCCGGCCCAAGGCTCCCGACCTGGAGATCCACACGGATGAGCTGGACTACTTCGCGATCCGCGCGGCCCGGATCTTCTGGATCACCGGCACCGGTCTGAGCGAGGAGCCCAGCCGCTCGGCCACGCTCGCCGCGCTGAAGGCCCGCGCCAAGGCGGGCACCACCGTCTTCGACCTCGACTGGCGCCCCATGTTCTGGCGCGACCCCGAGGAGGCCCGCCCGTACTACGCGGAGGCCCTGCGCCATGTGACGGTCGCGGTCGGCAACCTCGACGAGTGCGAGATCGCCACCGGCGTCCGCGAACCCCGCGCCTGCGCGGAGGCCCTGCTGGCGGCCGGAGTGGAGCTGGCCGTCGTCAAGCAGGGCCCCAAGGGGGTGCTCGCGGTCCACCGCGACGGCACGACCGCCGAGGTCCCGCCGGTCCCGGTCGAGGTGGTCAACGGCCTCGGCGCCGGCGACGCGTTCGGCGGCTCCCTCTGCCACGGTCTGCTGTCCGGCTGGGAGCTGGAGCGGATCATGCGCTACGCCAACGCGGCCGGCGCCCTCGTCGCCTCCCGTCTCGCCTGCTCCTCGGCGATGCCGACGGCGGCCGAGGTCGAGGGCCTGCTGGACGGAGTGCCCTCGTGA
- a CDS encoding Gfo/Idh/MocA family protein, which produces MTQRAPLRVAVIGTGKMGADHVRRIEEVVNGARVSAVVDVDAERAKAVAARVDGCTAYTDAATALAAADVDAVLIASSGPAHEAALLAALARDLPVLCEKPLTPDSASALRVLEAERKLGHRRVQVGFMRRYDAEYMKLKSLLETGQLGRPLMVHNRHRNAASPPFFTSDMLVSDSVAHETDVTRWLLGQEITAVTVLRPRPSANAPEDLQDPQFVVFETDGGAVVDVEIFVNCGFGYQVQAEVVCERGTARIGDGHAMVTNMAGRWGGTISQDFIDRFADAYDRELQVWVDATRRGEVTGPSTWDGYAAAAVCEAGVRALNEGGRVEVELVERPPLY; this is translated from the coding sequence ATGACCCAGCGCGCACCGCTGCGAGTCGCGGTCATCGGCACGGGGAAGATGGGCGCCGACCATGTGCGCCGTATCGAAGAGGTCGTCAACGGCGCACGGGTGAGCGCCGTCGTGGACGTCGACGCCGAGCGGGCCAAGGCCGTCGCGGCCCGTGTCGACGGCTGCACCGCCTACACCGACGCGGCGACGGCACTCGCGGCGGCCGACGTCGACGCCGTACTGATCGCCTCGTCGGGTCCGGCCCACGAGGCGGCCCTGCTCGCCGCCCTCGCACGCGACCTCCCGGTCCTGTGCGAGAAGCCGCTCACCCCGGACTCGGCGTCGGCGCTGCGAGTGCTGGAGGCCGAGCGCAAGCTGGGCCACCGCCGGGTCCAGGTCGGCTTCATGCGGCGGTACGACGCCGAGTACATGAAGCTCAAGTCCCTGCTGGAGACGGGTCAGCTGGGTCGTCCTCTGATGGTGCACAACCGGCACCGCAACGCGGCCAGTCCGCCCTTCTTCACCAGCGACATGCTCGTCAGCGACTCGGTCGCGCACGAGACGGACGTGACCCGCTGGCTCCTCGGCCAGGAGATCACCGCCGTGACCGTGCTGCGGCCGAGACCGTCCGCGAACGCGCCGGAGGACCTCCAGGACCCGCAGTTCGTGGTGTTCGAGACGGACGGCGGTGCCGTCGTCGACGTGGAGATCTTCGTCAACTGCGGCTTCGGCTACCAGGTCCAGGCGGAGGTGGTCTGCGAACGCGGCACCGCCCGCATCGGCGACGGCCACGCCATGGTCACCAACATGGCGGGCCGCTGGGGCGGCACCATCTCCCAGGACTTCATCGACCGCTTCGCCGACGCCTACGACCGCGAGCTCCAGGTGTGGGTCGACGCGACCCGGCGGGGCGAGGTCACCGGGCCCAGTACCTGGGACGGCTACGCGGCCGCCGCCGTGTGCGAGGCGGGCGTGCGGGCCCTGAACGAAGGTGGCCGCGTGGAGGTGGAGTTGGTGGAGCGACCGCCCCTGTACTGA